ATCTCGCTACCGTGCAGGCCTTTGTTGAGGAGAAAATCGCATGAAATACGTGATTTGTATCCCCGACGGTTGCGCCGACCTGCCGGTGCCAGAACTCAACGGCCGTACCCCTTTAGAAGTGGCGCACACCCCGCACCTTGATGCCTTGGCCGCTCGGGCTGTGGTGGGCCGTGCCGGGGTGATCCCCGAAGGCATGGCTCCGGGCAGCGACGTGGGCAATATGTCTATTTTTGGGGCCGACCCGTCAAAGTTTCACACTGGTCGGGCCCCCATTGAGGCGGCCGCTATTGGCCTTACCCTGCGAGAAGACCAGATTGCTTTTCGCTGCAACCTAGTGACGGTCCCCGACGGCATCATGAGAGATTTCACTGGAGGCAGCCCCGAAACCGCAACCGCCGCAGTGGTTATCGAAGCCTTGCAAGATGCTTTAGGAACCGACGAAGTGTCGTTTCATACTGGTATTGGTTTTCGCCATTCGGTAGTGACCCCGGCGAGTTGGCTCGATGCTTATATTGAGCCGCCGCATGACCTGACCGGTGACCCGGTGGTGGAACCCACCGGCCCGGCGGCCAGTAAGATCGCTGCCCTCATGGAAGCCTCTAAAGAAGTATTGGCTGCTTCAGACCTTGAAGCCACCCAAGTGTGGCTTTGGGGACAAGGCCATATGCCGGTGTTGGACTCCCTGCCCGAAACTTACGGTATTTCGGCTGGTTTAGTAACAGCGGTGGACTTGTTGCGTGGCGTGGCGTTGCTCAGCGGCGTCGAAATACACGACATTGACGGTGCTACTGGCGAATGCGACACTGATTACGAAGGCAAACGAGACATCGCTTTAGAAAAATTGGCCGATGGCCATGACTTGTTTATTGTTCATGTGGAGGCCACCGATATGGCGGGCCACGCCGGTGATGTAGCGGCCAAAGTGCAAGCGCTGGA
Above is a window of Acidimicrobiia bacterium DNA encoding:
- a CDS encoding phosphoglycerate mutase, translating into MKYVICIPDGCADLPVPELNGRTPLEVAHTPHLDALAARAVVGRAGVIPEGMAPGSDVGNMSIFGADPSKFHTGRAPIEAAAIGLTLREDQIAFRCNLVTVPDGIMRDFTGGSPETATAAVVIEALQDALGTDEVSFHTGIGFRHSVVTPASWLDAYIEPPHDLTGDPVVEPTGPAASKIAALMEASKEVLAASDLEATQVWLWGQGHMPVLDSLPETYGISAGLVTAVDLLRGVALLSGVEIHDIDGATGECDTDYEGKRDIALEKLADGHDLFIVHVEATDMAGHAGDVAAKVQALEDWDSRILAGLIPGLDAMGPWRLLMLPDHATPLTTRTHTPDPVPYLLADSRTDGPGGVFTENGVADAPLVKGHLLLPQLLERT